A genome region from Pseudanabaena sp. Chao 1811 includes the following:
- a CDS encoding hybrid sensor histidine kinase/response regulator — protein sequence MLEAVYSHYKQGAVKSMTVQTNTIANVLIVEDELVTANALSDVLSDLGYRVLEIVDSSDEAIASIHRHQPDIVLMDIKLRGSDTGIIAASEIHKIAPIPVIYLTAFSDPEILQQAISTSPYGYLTKPLRYAEVNMAMMLALKKHHEEQILREALEKEKELHTLKNRLLAMASHEFSTPMSVIRLLIWKLQNFEEQLSKESRAKNLASIQSAIKDINWLLEEIKLISCSESGKFPFHPENVDVKAYCQQLVDSFQTEDSNCKCRIKFQSHGKCQRLKVDKKLLWHIVMNLVSNAIKYSYEGGTVDVDLNCDAQQLILSIRDHGIGIPDEYLNSLFLPFLRAENVGSVKGLGMGLYIAKQAVDAHNGKIAVESEVNVGTKFTVMLPSANTQSKQTHPIIP from the coding sequence GTGCTAGAAGCGGTTTATTCCCATTATAAGCAAGGCGCAGTAAAAAGCATGACGGTGCAGACTAATACGATAGCAAATGTCTTAATTGTGGAAGATGAACTTGTTACCGCAAATGCACTTTCAGACGTTCTATCGGATTTGGGGTACAGAGTTCTCGAAATAGTTGATAGCAGTGACGAAGCGATCGCATCTATCCATCGGCATCAACCCGATATTGTTTTGATGGATATTAAGTTAAGAGGCTCTGATACTGGGATTATTGCGGCTAGCGAAATTCATAAAATTGCACCTATTCCTGTAATTTACTTGACAGCCTTTAGTGATCCAGAAATTTTACAACAAGCAATTTCTACTTCTCCCTACGGGTATCTTACCAAACCCCTCAGATATGCCGAAGTAAATATGGCGATGATGCTTGCTTTAAAGAAGCATCATGAAGAACAAATCCTCCGAGAAGCCTTAGAAAAAGAGAAAGAGCTTCATACTTTAAAAAATCGCCTACTTGCGATGGCATCCCATGAATTCTCTACGCCGATGTCAGTAATTAGGTTGTTGATTTGGAAATTACAAAATTTTGAAGAACAACTAAGTAAGGAAAGTAGAGCAAAAAATCTTGCTTCTATTCAATCAGCAATTAAAGATATCAACTGGCTACTGGAAGAGATTAAACTAATTTCCTGTTCTGAGTCTGGCAAATTCCCATTTCACCCTGAAAATGTTGATGTTAAAGCATATTGCCAGCAATTAGTTGATAGTTTTCAGACAGAAGATAGCAACTGCAAATGCCGTATTAAATTTCAGAGTCATGGAAAATGCCAAAGATTAAAAGTTGACAAGAAATTGTTATGGCATATAGTCATGAACTTAGTTTCTAATGCGATTAAATACTCCTATGAAGGTGGTACTGTTGATGTTGATTTAAACTGTGATGCTCAGCAGTTGATTTTAAGTATTCGCGATCATGGTATTGGCATACCTGATGAGTACTTAAATAGTTTGTTTTTACCCTTTTTAAGAGCTGAGAATGTTGGCAGTGTTAAGGGCTTAGGAATGGGGTTATACATCGCTAAGCAAGCTGTGGATGCACATAATGGCAAAATAGCAGTGGAAAGTGAAGTCAATGTGGGAACCAAGTTTACGGTTATGTTGCCTTCAGCGAATACCCAGTCTAAGCAGACACATCCAATCATTCCATAA
- the ribD gene encoding bifunctional diaminohydroxyphosphoribosylaminopyrimidine deaminase/5-amino-6-(5-phosphoribosylamino)uracil reductase RibD: MIARDHEVILASHEYWMQRCIDLAKQARGQTAPNPMVGSVIVKNGEILGEGFHPKTGEPHAEVFAIRAAQQTGVDLSDATLYVNLEPCNHHGRTPPCSEGIIQAGIGNVVVGAIDADPRVSGSGCDRLRLAGINVTTGILEQQCLDLNEAFFHRVKTNLPFGIFKYAMTLDGKIATTSGHSYWITGKEARHVVHDLRLGCDAIITGGNTVRLDNPHLTTHGLSEHCPLRVVVTKSFNLPEEANLWKITDMEKTLVITLPHQNPQLQQKLSDHHVEILELEDISPPIVMKELAKRGCNQVLWECGGRLGAAAIKAKMVQKIYAFVAPKLIGGFTAPSPIDDLELNLMTDAINLLQPQFQQIGTDFLITGYTR; this comes from the coding sequence ATGATAGCAAGAGATCATGAAGTCATCCTAGCTTCCCATGAGTACTGGATGCAGCGATGTATTGATTTAGCGAAACAAGCTAGAGGTCAAACAGCTCCAAATCCAATGGTAGGTAGTGTGATTGTTAAAAATGGAGAAATCTTAGGTGAGGGCTTTCATCCGAAGACAGGTGAACCCCATGCAGAAGTATTTGCCATTCGAGCAGCCCAACAAACGGGAGTCGATTTGAGTGATGCGACTTTGTATGTCAACTTAGAACCTTGCAATCATCATGGTCGTACTCCTCCCTGTTCCGAGGGAATTATTCAAGCAGGAATTGGTAATGTGGTAGTTGGTGCGATCGATGCTGACCCTAGGGTGTCAGGCAGTGGTTGCGATCGCTTAAGATTGGCGGGCATTAATGTGACGACAGGTATTTTAGAACAGCAATGTTTAGACCTTAACGAAGCATTTTTTCACCGTGTAAAGACTAACTTGCCCTTTGGCATTTTTAAATATGCGATGACCCTTGACGGCAAAATTGCGACAACTTCAGGACATAGCTATTGGATTACAGGGAAGGAAGCGCGGCACGTGGTGCATGATTTACGCCTTGGCTGTGACGCAATCATTACAGGTGGGAACACGGTCAGGTTAGATAATCCCCACTTAACGACGCATGGATTGAGTGAGCATTGCCCTTTACGGGTAGTCGTTACCAAGAGTTTTAATCTTCCTGAAGAAGCGAATTTATGGAAGATTACTGATATGGAAAAAACCCTCGTGATTACATTGCCTCATCAAAATCCACAACTCCAACAAAAGCTAAGCGATCACCATGTAGAAATTCTAGAACTAGAAGATATATCACCACCAATAGTCATGAAGGAACTAGCTAAGCGTGGCTGTAATCAGGTTTTGTGGGAATGTGGTGGTAGATTAGGTGCGGCAGCAATTAAAGCCAAAATGGTACAGAAGATATATGCTTTTGTTGCTCCTAAACTAATCGGTGGCTTTACAGCCCCCAGCCCCATCGATGATCTAGAGTTAAATTTGATGACTGATGCAATTAATCTACTACAACCGCAATTTCAGCAAATTGGTACAGACTTTTTAATTACTGGCTATACACGTTAA
- a CDS encoding 7-carboxy-7-deazaguanine synthase QueE, with protein sequence MNKINYLTHLPIVETFHSVQGEGTWMGTNAFFIRLAGCDVGCPWCDTKISWNVKKHPEIAIADLVAEAVNADPAIVVITGGEPLMHDLTELTQQLKAKGLQVHLETSGSHPFSGKFDWVTFSPKQFKHPHASIYEQVSELKVVVKDESDLDWAEKNAARIPHNVVKYLQSEWETSSSKDLVLQYVLSHSDWRVSIQTHKLLGVR encoded by the coding sequence ATGAATAAAATCAATTATCTAACGCATTTACCAATTGTCGAAACCTTTCATTCTGTTCAAGGAGAAGGTACATGGATGGGGACAAATGCTTTTTTTATCCGCTTAGCAGGTTGTGATGTAGGTTGTCCTTGGTGTGATACTAAGATCTCTTGGAATGTTAAAAAGCACCCTGAGATTGCGATCGCCGATTTGGTTGCAGAAGCTGTAAATGCTGATCCTGCGATCGTGGTCATTACAGGTGGAGAACCATTGATGCATGATTTAACAGAGTTAACACAGCAGTTAAAAGCGAAAGGTTTGCAAGTTCATTTAGAAACATCAGGTTCTCATCCATTCAGTGGCAAATTTGACTGGGTAACTTTTTCACCGAAGCAGTTCAAACATCCCCATGCAAGTATTTATGAACAGGTGAGCGAACTTAAGGTAGTAGTCAAGGATGAATCAGATTTAGACTGGGCAGAAAAGAATGCAGCCAGAATCCCACATAATGTGGTGAAATATTTACAGTCTGAGTGGGAAACTTCCAGTAGTAAAGATCTAGTGTTGCAGTATGTTCTAAGTCATTCAGACTGGCGAGTGAGTATCCAAACTCATAAGTTACTGGGTGTGCGGTAA
- the queC gene encoding 7-cyano-7-deazaguanine synthase QueC, with protein MTEATSSPNLKSTKKAVVLLSGGLDSSTAAAQAIADGYEVIALSFRYGQRHERELLAARQVTAALKITEHLVVDVNLAQWGGSALTDDTLNVPTEGVQAGEIPITYVPGRNTVFIAIALSLAESKSAEAIYLGINAVDYSGYPDCRPEYLEAFQKLAALSSKVGVEGHAPKLIAPLVMDSKTDIVRRAKRLGVPIDLTWSCYQGGETPCGVCDSCRIRDKAILEANI; from the coding sequence ATGACCGAAGCAACAAGTTCTCCAAATCTTAAAAGCACTAAAAAAGCAGTGGTTTTATTGTCAGGCGGTCTTGATTCGTCAACGGCAGCAGCTCAAGCGATCGCTGATGGCTATGAAGTGATTGCCTTATCCTTTCGTTACGGTCAAAGGCATGAACGAGAGTTGTTGGCAGCAAGACAGGTTACAGCAGCGCTAAAGATTACTGAACATTTGGTTGTCGATGTGAATTTGGCACAGTGGGGTGGCTCAGCATTAACCGATGACACGCTTAATGTCCCAACTGAAGGTGTACAAGCAGGAGAGATCCCGATTACCTATGTACCCGGACGCAATACGGTATTTATTGCGATCGCCTTATCTCTAGCTGAGTCAAAAAGTGCTGAGGCAATCTATTTGGGTATTAATGCAGTGGACTATTCAGGTTATCCCGATTGCCGTCCTGAGTATTTGGAAGCATTTCAGAAGCTAGCCGCTCTTTCCTCCAAAGTGGGTGTGGAAGGACATGCCCCAAAATTGATTGCGCCTTTAGTTATGGATTCTAAAACTGATATTGTGCGACGAGCAAAGCGTTTAGGTGTGCCGATTGATCTGACATGGTCATGTTATCAGGGTGGAGAAACTCCCTGTGGTGTCTGTGATTCCTGTCGCATTCGTGATAAAGCAATCCTTGAAGCTAATATATAA
- a CDS encoding cobalt-precorrin-6A reductase — protein sequence MKHIKKVLILGGTGDAVKLAAKLVDIPTIEVISSLAGRTKKPLALVGQFRIGGFGGAEGLANHLRENAIDYLIDATHPCAGQITVNGEIAAQLANIPHLMLVRPQWERQSGDYWIEVETVESAAKAIPESVKRVFITSGRQQLEPFLQRSQTYPDTWYLMRSIDPPDIELPNSKVLLDRGPFSLEQERELLREYQIEAIVSKNSGGDATYAKIIAARELGIPIVMVQRPAIPEGEKVTSIEEAIAWLNSQIKPF from the coding sequence ATGAAACATATTAAAAAAGTCCTGATTTTAGGTGGTACAGGTGATGCGGTTAAATTAGCTGCGAAACTAGTCGATATCCCTACAATAGAAGTCATTAGCTCCCTCGCAGGACGCACCAAAAAGCCATTAGCCCTAGTTGGACAATTTCGCATCGGTGGATTTGGTGGTGCGGAGGGCTTAGCCAATCATTTGCGAGAGAATGCTATTGATTATCTAATTGATGCCACCCACCCCTGTGCTGGACAAATTACGGTGAATGGAGAGATCGCTGCTCAATTAGCTAATATTCCTCATTTAATGCTTGTGCGTCCTCAATGGGAAAGGCAATCTGGCGATTATTGGATTGAAGTGGAAACGGTGGAGTCTGCGGCTAAAGCCATTCCTGAATCGGTAAAGCGTGTATTTATTACGTCAGGAAGACAACAGTTAGAGCCATTTTTACAGCGATCGCAGACCTATCCAGATACTTGGTATTTAATGCGTTCCATCGATCCCCCTGATATCGAACTTCCTAATAGCAAAGTATTACTAGATCGCGGTCCTTTTAGTTTAGAGCAGGAACGAGAATTACTTCGCGAATACCAGATTGAGGCAATTGTTAGTAAGAATAGTGGCGGTGATGCGACCTATGCCAAGATTATTGCCGCAAGGGAATTAGGAATTCCGATCGTGATGGTACAGCGTCCTGCAATACCTGAAGGCGAGAAAGTGACAAGTATTGAAGAAGCGATCGCTTGGTTAAACTCTCAAATAAAACCATTTTAA
- the cbiE gene encoding precorrin-6y C5,15-methyltransferase (decarboxylating) subunit CbiE, with translation MTSEKWLKIIGIGEDGLGGISSSARSLIDHAEILVGGDRHLAMLPEDQRSQIVWASPIEATIQQIINLRGKSVCVLASGDPLWFGIGTTLLKRIPIEEIAIIPSPSTFSLICARLGWSLNEVETLSLCGRPASLLQSYIYPNAKLLILSSGKETPQIVANMLCNRNFSNSKITVLEHLNGTKEQIISTVTNQFQSFPEFADLNAIAVECIPNPETKILSRMVGLPDDAFCHDGQLTKREVRAITLSTLAPNAGELLWDVGAGCGSIGIEWMRSHPRCQAIAIEKSRTHFIAENAIALGTPNLKIIEGKAPEVLQGLPTPDAIFIGGGATVPDLFETCWANLRSQGRLVANVVTLEGEQKLFQWQQKYGGTLTQISISRAEVIGSFLGWKPMRPVTQWQAIKPF, from the coding sequence ATGACCAGTGAAAAATGGCTAAAGATTATTGGTATCGGTGAGGATGGTTTAGGGGGAATAAGCTCATCCGCCCGATCGCTAATCGATCATGCTGAAATATTAGTAGGTGGCGATCGCCATTTAGCGATGTTGCCAGAAGATCAGCGATCTCAAATTGTTTGGGCATCGCCCATTGAGGCAACTATTCAGCAAATCATTAATTTACGTGGTAAATCAGTATGTGTCTTAGCTAGTGGCGATCCCCTTTGGTTTGGCATTGGCACAACTTTATTAAAGAGAATTCCCATTGAGGAAATAGCGATTATTCCCTCACCTTCTACTTTTAGTTTGATTTGTGCGCGATTAGGATGGTCATTGAACGAAGTGGAAACCCTGAGCCTATGCGGTCGTCCTGCTTCACTTTTACAGTCCTATATCTATCCAAATGCTAAACTGCTAATCCTGAGTTCGGGAAAAGAAACACCGCAAATTGTGGCAAATATGCTCTGCAATCGCAATTTTAGCAATAGCAAAATTACGGTCTTAGAACATCTCAACGGAACTAAAGAACAGATTATTTCTACTGTAACTAATCAATTTCAGAGCTTTCCCGAATTTGCTGATCTCAATGCGATCGCCGTGGAATGTATTCCTAATCCTGAAACGAAAATTCTATCGCGGATGGTAGGGCTGCCCGATGATGCTTTTTGTCATGATGGACAGTTAACTAAGCGCGAGGTCAGAGCAATTACCCTATCTACCCTTGCCCCCAATGCTGGCGAATTACTTTGGGATGTTGGGGCTGGTTGCGGTTCCATTGGCATTGAATGGATGCGAAGTCATCCCCGTTGTCAAGCGATCGCCATCGAAAAGTCCCGCACCCATTTCATCGCTGAAAATGCGATCGCTCTCGGTACTCCTAACCTCAAAATTATCGAGGGCAAAGCTCCCGAAGTTTTGCAGGGTTTACCCACCCCTGACGCGATTTTTATCGGTGGTGGTGCGACTGTTCCAGATTTATTTGAGACTTGTTGGGCAAATTTGCGATCGCAGGGACGTTTAGTTGCTAACGTTGTCACGCTTGAGGGAGAGCAAAAACTATTTCAATGGCAACAAAAATATGGCGGCACGCTTACGCAAATCTCGATCAGTCGTGCCGAAGTGATCGGATCTTTTCTAGGATGGAAACCGATGCGTCCTGTTACACAATGGCAAGCAATAAAGCCTTTTTGA
- a CDS encoding HupE/UreJ family protein, with protein sequence MNLSKIFASVQSKALAIAIGFSLLVVASPASAHHAMGGGMPSNFFEGFMSGLAHPVIGVDHLAFIVAVGLFAALKPQGIFIPLSFVLSAMLGTGIHLLGVSLPVVELIVSASILLFGILMAMKNSPNLLVMVALSAVAGLFHGYAYGEAIFGAQTTALVAYLVGFTTIQLVISSAAFFVGQKVLKGDFSQVSPSLKSAGLVICGIGAAFFASSLSSLILPVPKG encoded by the coding sequence ATGAATTTATCTAAGATTTTCGCTTCAGTTCAATCTAAAGCTCTAGCGATCGCCATTGGTTTTAGCCTTTTAGTAGTGGCTAGTCCCGCATCAGCACATCACGCAATGGGTGGCGGGATGCCCAGCAACTTTTTTGAAGGGTTTATGTCGGGCTTGGCTCACCCAGTGATTGGTGTCGATCACCTTGCCTTTATTGTTGCGGTTGGTTTGTTTGCCGCGCTTAAGCCCCAAGGTATTTTTATTCCCTTATCTTTTGTTTTGTCGGCAATGCTCGGCACGGGAATCCACCTGTTAGGTGTATCTCTGCCAGTAGTTGAACTCATTGTTTCCGCATCAATTTTGCTATTTGGGATTTTGATGGCAATGAAGAATAGTCCTAACCTATTAGTTATGGTGGCTCTGTCGGCAGTAGCAGGCTTGTTTCATGGCTATGCCTACGGTGAAGCAATTTTTGGCGCACAAACTACCGCTTTAGTGGCTTATTTAGTTGGCTTTACCACGATTCAATTAGTGATTTCGAGCGCAGCCTTCTTTGTCGGTCAGAAAGTCCTTAAAGGTGATTTTTCTCAAGTATCGCCTAGCCTCAAATCAGCAGGTTTAGTAATTTGCGGAATTGGTGCTGCATTTTTTGCATCAAGTCTTTCTTCTTTGATTCTCCCAGTGCCTAAGGGTTAA
- the cobW gene encoding cobalamin biosynthesis protein CobW — MAAKIPVTVITGFLGSGKTTLIREQLQNNQGRRIAVLVNEFGEIGIDGDLLRSCRVCDEDGTEVTPNIVELTNGCLCCTVQEEFLPTMQELLKRRDRIDCILIETSGLALPKPLIQAFRWQEIRNGATVDGVIAVVDCEAVASGKLVGDLDAINAQRQEDPNLDHETPIEELFEDQLACADLVLLTKTDLVDVEAQNKVHAWLKQELRDGVKVIACDEGKISSEILLGFNAAVEDNLDTRPSHHDSEEEHEHDDDINSINIVTDRAFEPTQLLTSLKQAIADQEIYRIKGFVNVPNKPMRMVLQGVGDRLETSYDRLWASDESRQTRLVFIGQGLERSQIEAALSL, encoded by the coding sequence ATGGCAGCGAAAATACCTGTAACTGTGATTACTGGTTTTTTGGGTAGTGGTAAAACTACCCTCATTCGAGAACAGTTACAAAATAACCAAGGTCGGCGGATTGCCGTACTGGTGAATGAATTTGGCGAGATCGGCATTGATGGCGACTTGCTGCGTTCTTGTCGGGTGTGTGATGAAGATGGCACAGAAGTTACGCCCAATATTGTGGAATTGACCAATGGTTGTCTTTGCTGCACGGTGCAAGAGGAATTCTTGCCAACGATGCAGGAACTTCTAAAAAGACGCGATCGCATTGATTGCATTCTCATCGAAACCTCTGGCTTAGCCTTACCCAAACCCTTAATCCAAGCCTTCCGTTGGCAAGAGATTCGCAATGGCGCGACGGTTGACGGTGTGATTGCGGTAGTTGATTGCGAGGCTGTCGCTAGTGGCAAATTGGTAGGCGATCTGGATGCGATCAATGCTCAGCGTCAAGAAGATCCCAATCTCGATCATGAAACTCCGATTGAAGAATTGTTTGAAGATCAGTTAGCCTGTGCGGATTTGGTCTTATTGACGAAAACGGATTTGGTGGATGTTGAAGCTCAGAACAAAGTTCATGCTTGGCTTAAGCAGGAATTGCGGGATGGCGTTAAGGTCATTGCTTGCGATGAAGGCAAAATTAGTTCTGAAATTCTCTTAGGCTTCAATGCGGCGGTTGAGGATAATCTTGATACTCGTCCTAGCCATCATGATTCTGAAGAAGAACATGAGCATGATGATGATATTAATTCGATTAATATCGTTACCGATCGCGCCTTTGAGCCGACACAGTTACTCACATCGCTAAAACAAGCGATCGCCGATCAAGAGATCTATCGGATTAAGGGCTTTGTGAATGTCCCGAATAAGCCGATGCGAATGGTGTTACAAGGCGTAGGCGATCGCCTCGAAACATCTTACGATCGCCTATGGGCTAGTGATGAATCTCGCCAAACCCGTTTGGTATTTATCGGTCAAGGTCTAGAGCGATCGCAAATTGAAGCGGCGCTAAGTTTATAA
- the cobG gene encoding precorrin-3B synthase, translating to MQSTTAICPSLFNATTAQDGILSRIRLPAGLITSTQCEVLTEVVNQFGNGEIQITNRANLQIRTSQALPEEVLLDFQDYGLASSTESTDGLRNMMASPSAGIDVHAKINTIPLVKAWNFYLLQHPELAILSNKFSICFDGGEAIRVSDRPNDICLVAIETKSEIYFDLHLGLGDRGDSPAPVGVVIHHNQVLEVLAALTEVYRQYTEQKLEQKIYSRSRPPRLRELLHDWGVEKYLDLVEQQLSYSLRPSPLAPLPLGERGTRAYEHLGIHAQKQSGLFYIGVVVTLGRLTSPQLAGLASLAKQYGGGALRLTPWQNLLITDIAEADLEQVTQEILNLGLYISAHHPYAAIAACSGYKGCKSAFTDTQSDAKAIASHLEKCIQLDDPINLHVSGCDKSCAQHHASDIAIIGQASETYKVYVGDGEINFGRELYAEYAAHELPHLMERLINIYQNQRQNPEQSFREFVNQCNLQELREVISHA from the coding sequence TTGCAATCTACAACAGCTATTTGTCCCAGTCTCTTTAATGCCACCACTGCTCAAGATGGCATTCTTTCGCGTATCCGTTTACCTGCGGGATTAATTACTTCTACACAATGCGAAGTTCTCACAGAGGTCGTCAATCAATTTGGTAATGGCGAAATCCAAATTACCAATCGCGCAAATCTGCAAATCCGCACCAGTCAAGCTTTGCCTGAAGAAGTGCTACTAGATTTCCAAGACTATGGACTTGCCTCTAGTACCGAAAGTACCGACGGTTTGCGGAATATGATGGCTAGTCCCAGCGCTGGGATTGATGTCCATGCCAAAATAAATACAATTCCATTGGTTAAAGCATGGAATTTCTATCTACTACAGCATCCTGAATTAGCGATTCTTTCTAATAAGTTCAGTATTTGCTTTGATGGCGGTGAGGCGATTAGGGTTAGTGATCGCCCCAATGATATTTGTTTGGTAGCTATTGAAACTAAAAGCGAGATTTATTTTGATTTGCATTTAGGCTTAGGCGATCGCGGCGATTCGCCAGCACCAGTCGGTGTTGTGATTCACCATAATCAAGTCTTGGAAGTTCTTGCAGCTCTAACAGAAGTTTATCGGCAATATACAGAGCAAAAGCTAGAGCAGAAGATATATTCGCGATCGCGTCCGCCTAGATTGAGGGAATTACTGCATGATTGGGGCGTGGAAAAATATCTTGATTTAGTTGAACAGCAATTAAGTTATTCATTAAGACCCTCACCCCTAGCCCCTCTCCCATTAGGGGAGAGGGGAACAAGAGCGTATGAACATTTAGGGATTCATGCACAAAAGCAATCGGGACTTTTTTATATTGGTGTGGTTGTGACCTTAGGAAGATTAACTTCGCCGCAACTCGCAGGATTAGCAAGCCTTGCTAAACAATATGGTGGTGGGGCTTTGCGGTTAACGCCTTGGCAAAACTTGCTGATTACGGATATTGCGGAAGCTGATCTTGAGCAGGTAACGCAAGAGATTTTGAACTTAGGATTGTATATTTCGGCTCATCATCCCTATGCGGCGATCGCTGCTTGTTCTGGCTATAAAGGCTGTAAGTCAGCCTTTACGGATACTCAATCTGATGCCAAGGCGATCGCCTCGCACTTAGAAAAATGTATTCAACTGGATGATCCCATTAATTTGCATGTTTCAGGTTGTGATAAATCTTGCGCTCAGCATCATGCAAGCGATATTGCGATCATCGGACAAGCCTCTGAAACTTACAAAGTTTATGTTGGTGATGGCGAGATTAATTTCGGCAGGGAACTCTATGCCGAATATGCGGCTCATGAGCTACCGCATTTAATGGAACGATTGATCAATATCTATCAAAACCAACGCCAAAATCCTGAACAGAGTTTTCGAGAATTTGTCAATCAATGTAATTTGCAAGAATTAAGGGAAGTGATCAGCCATGCTTGA
- a CDS encoding precorrin-8X methylmutase, whose product MLDYIRDGNEIYRKSFATIRAEANLAILPEDLEVVAVRLIHSCGMTDIVNDLAYSEDVVKIGREALKNGANILCDAQMVANGVTRKRLPANNAVICTLNEPEVPDLAKQIGNTRSAAAMELWRSHIEGSIVAIGNAPTALFRLLELLDDGFPKPAVILGFPVGFVGAIESKAALAENSRGVPFLTIHGRRGGSAMCAAALNALAMENEL is encoded by the coding sequence ATGCTTGATTACATTCGTGATGGCAATGAAATCTATCGCAAATCCTTTGCGACGATTCGTGCTGAGGCAAATTTAGCTATCTTGCCAGAAGATTTAGAAGTGGTAGCGGTGCGGCTTATTCATTCCTGTGGGATGACCGATATTGTTAATGATCTTGCCTATTCTGAAGATGTGGTTAAAATCGGTAGAGAAGCGCTCAAAAATGGTGCAAATATTCTCTGTGACGCACAAATGGTGGCGAATGGAGTTACTCGTAAGCGCTTACCAGCAAATAATGCCGTAATTTGCACTCTCAATGAACCTGAAGTTCCCGACCTAGCTAAACAAATCGGTAATACGAGATCGGCGGCGGCGATGGAACTGTGGCGATCGCATATTGAGGGATCGATTGTGGCGATCGGTAATGCGCCTACAGCGTTATTTCGACTCTTAGAATTGCTTGATGACGGTTTTCCGAAGCCAGCCGTTATACTAGGATTCCCCGTTGGTTTTGTCGGTGCGATCGAGTCAAAAGCAGCTTTAGCGGAAAATAGTCGTGGTGTCCCCTTTTTGACCATTCACGGTCGGCGTGGGGGAAGTGCGATGTGCGCCGCCGCCTTGAATGCCTTAGCGATGGAGAATGAGCTATGA
- the cobI gene encoding precorrin-2 C(20)-methyltransferase — translation MNPVEPIENEVKKGNLYGLGIGPGDPELLTIKAHRILTSVPVIAYPTMESGKVFARAIVADFIRPDQIEVPMPLPFSVERSSQPYYDIGAEKIAEHLEAGRDVAVLCEGDPMLYGSFMYIFKRLSDRFHTEVIPGISSTFASAAMLGAPLTFRNDVLSIMPATLEAEILRDRLAVADAAVIIKLGRHFAKIKTILQELNLFERALYIERATLPNQVIRPIAEVDPDNVPYWAIVMIPSQTNPQ, via the coding sequence ATGAACCCCGTTGAACCAATTGAGAATGAAGTCAAAAAAGGAAATTTATATGGACTAGGCATTGGGCCTGGCGATCCAGAGCTATTGACCATTAAGGCGCATCGCATCTTAACCTCAGTTCCCGTAATCGCCTATCCGACGATGGAAAGCGGCAAGGTTTTTGCGAGGGCGATCGTTGCTGACTTTATCCGTCCTGACCAGATCGAAGTACCGATGCCGCTTCCCTTTAGCGTAGAAAGATCTTCACAGCCCTATTACGATATTGGCGCAGAAAAAATTGCCGAACATTTAGAAGCAGGGCGCGATGTTGCCGTGCTTTGTGAGGGCGATCCTATGCTGTACGGTTCCTTCATGTATATTTTCAAACGACTATCCGATCGCTTTCATACTGAGGTCATCCCTGGAATATCTTCCACCTTTGCCAGTGCCGCCATGCTCGGTGCGCCGCTCACTTTTCGCAATGACGTATTGAGCATTATGCCTGCAACTTTGGAAGCGGAGATTTTACGCGATCGCCTAGCGGTTGCTGATGCTGCTGTAATTATTAAACTTGGTAGGCATTTCGCCAAAATCAAAACGATTTTGCAAGAATTAAATCTGTTTGAACGCGCCTTATATATCGAACGGGCAACTTTGCCCAATCAAGTAATTAGACCGATCGCTGAAGTTGATCCCGATAACGTTCCCTATTGGGCGATCGTCATGATTCCCAGTCAAACTAATCCTCAATAA